The Staphylococcus saprophyticus subsp. saprophyticus ATCC 15305 = NCTC 7292 genome contains the following window.
ACACGGTGGTACAGGGATCCCAACGAAAGATATCCAAAAAGCAATTCCTTTTGGTACTGCTAAAATCAATGTAAATACAGAAAACCAAATTGCTTCAGCTAAAGCTGTTCGTGAAGCTTTAGACAATGATAAAGAAATGTATGATCCTCGTAAATATTTAGGACCTGCACGTGAAGCGATTAAAGCTACTGTTATTGGTAAAATTAAAGAGTTTGGTACATCTAACCAAGCAAAATAAGTTAACGAATAACTTTTGATACTTTATATATGTTGTATCGATTTATGAGGGCGAGACGTCGAAATCAAATTCATTTTTTTGATTTCTGCTTCGCTCTCTTTTTTATGTTATAATTTGTTAGGTTTGTGTAAAAAAGCAATCAGGAAAGCACGGATAACATAAAATTTTAATAATAAATCCTTATAATTATGATTTGAATTGGTAAATAATGGGAAATTGAAACAATAGTAAAAAAATTATATACAAGAGAAAACACTTTATTTTATATGAAATAAATTTTAATAAACTGATGTGCTTTGCAAACTGTAATAAATTAATTTATAATGCAAATGATGTTATGGAAGAGAAATATTGATTGAAAGACAAAGGAGAACATACGAATGGCTCAAGAAGTGATTAAAATTAGAGGTGGTCAAACACTAAAAGGTGAAGTGAACAACCACGGTGCTAAAAATAGTGCAGTAGCAATTATTCCAGCCGCAATTTTGGCTGAAGACAAAGTAACAATTGAAGGCCTTCCAGAAATCTCTGATGTAGAAACTTTAGTAAGTTTACTTGGAGATTTAAATATTAAGACTGAATTAGATGGTATGACATTAAATGTTGATCCAAATGAAATTGAAAATGCACCATTACCTAATAATAAAGTAGAATCGTTACGTGCTTCATATTATATGATGGGCGCTATGTTAGGTAGGTTTAAAAAATGTGTGATTGGATTACCAGGTGGTTGTCCTTTAGGACCGAGACCCATTGATCAACACATTAAAGGTTTCAAAGCTTTAGGTGCTAAAATTGATGAATCAAGTTCTACATCAATGAAGATAGAGGCTGACAAATTAACAGGTGCGAATATCTTTTTAGATATTGTAAGTGTTGGTGCAACAATCAATATTATGCTTGCAGCAGTTCGTGCTGAAGGTCAAACTGTCATTGAGAATGCTGCAAAAGAGCCAGAAGTAGTTGACGTAGCTAATTTCTTAACAAGCTTAGGTGCAGATATCAAAGGCGCTGGCACAAGTACGATTAAGATTAATGGCGTAGAACATTTACACGGTTCACATCATCAGGTCATTCCAGATAGAATTGAAGCTGGTACATATATGTGTATTGCCGCAGCATGTGGTGAAGATATAACAATTAATAATATTATTCCAACGCATGTAGAACCATTAACAGTGAAATTAAAAGAGCTTGGTGTTGATATTCAAGTTGGTGATGATAGCGCCGTAATCCAACGTAGTACACCATATGCTAGTGTTGATATTAAAACACTTGTATATCCTGGATTTGCTACCGATCTTCAACAACCTATTACCCCATTATTGTTTATGGCTGATGGTGTATCATTTGTTACCGAAACGATTTATCCAGCACGTTTTAGACATGTAGATGAATTGAAAAACATGGGTGCAGATATTTCGGCAGATAATGGTACAGCAACAATTAAGCCATCTAAACTTACTGGCGCAGAAGTTTATGCTAGTGATTTACGTGCAGGTGCTTGCCTTATTGTAGCTGGTTTATTAGCTGAAGGTGTTACAACAATTTATAATGTGAAGCATATTTATCGTGGTTATACTAATATCGTTAGTACTTTAAAATCTTTAGGTGCAGACATTTGGACTGAAGAAGTATAGAAAATGTGGTATAATAAATATACTTAGTAACCAAAGTGTACTTAGTTTAAATGATAATAGAATAAATCGATATTGAGGTGATGACCATGAAGGTTTGCCCTTATCTAGAAGAAACCTTTAAAATAGTAGGTAGAAGTTGGAATGGTCTTATTATTAATTATTTATCTAGATGTACGGAAAAGTCTGCACACTTTTCAGATATGAAACGTGATTTAAAGACAATTACACCACGTGCACTTAGCATAAAGTTAACGGATCTTAGTGAATGGGGACTAGTTGAAAAGAAAGTGGTTTCTACCAGTCCAATGAATATTCTTTACCAACTGACAGATAAAGGTGATGCTTTAGCAGCAGCATTAGTGCCAATGGAAAAATGGGCTCAAGATTATATTGAACTCGAAAATAAATAGTAATTAAATTCTAAAGTAAAAGCGAAATTCAAAATATTACTAAAAGAGAATGGAGCACACAGTCTTAATTAGGTATTTCTAAAGACAATCAATTCTATTAGTTGTGATTGGAAAGTAGCGTATTAAAGTGGAAGTATAATTTAATCATTTTCGATTGCTCTGAATTTTTAAAGAGACCAAGACATAAATCGATGTCTTGGTCTCATTTTGTATATGAATTGGAGTGTACATGTAGTTATTCACTGAATAACAAAATGGCGCTGAAATTTAATGGGTTAAAAAAATTGTGTAAAATGAATGGAAAACGCTTTATAACAACGTTTGCTACGATTTGGCGTGAGCACTTATGTTTAAAAAAATGAAATCTCGGTTAAAATGGTATTATCAACAAAAGTTAAGGAGTGAATTATTGATGAGAAATTTCACTAAACAATATATCAACGGAGAATGGGTTGAAAGTACAAGTGGAGAAACACTTGAAGTAATTAATCCTGCAACAGAAGAAGTTGCTGGTACGATTGCTAAAGGTAATAAAGAAGACGTGGAAAAAGCTGTAGAAGCAGCAGATAACGTATATTTAGAATTCAGACACACTTCAGTTAAAGAAAGACAAGATTTATTAGATCAAATAGTACAAGAATATAAAAATAGAAAAGAAGACTTAATTCAAGCAATTACAGACGAATTAGGTGCACCTCTATCTGTAGCGGAAAATGTACACTATCAAATGGGCTTAGATCATTTTGAAGCAGCACGTGATGCATTAAATGATTTCCAATTTGAAGAACGTCGAGGCGATGATTTAGTTGTCAAAGAAGCAATCGGTGTTTCAGGACTTATTACACCATGGAACTTCCCAACAAATCAAACGTCATTGAAATTAGCTGCTGCTTTTGCTGCTGGTAGTCCGGTAGTATTTAAACCTTCAGAAGAAACACCATTTGCAGCTATTATATTAGCAGAAATTTTTGATAAAGTGGGTGTACCTAAAGGTGTATTTAACTTAGTCAATGGTGATGGACAAGGTGTAGGTAATCCATTAAGTGAACATCCAAAAGTAAGAATGATGTCATTTACTGGTTCTGGCCCAACAGGTTCAAGTATTATGAAAAAAGCTGCAGAAGATTTCAAAAAAGTATCACTTGAACTAGGTGGTAAATCACCTTATATTATTTTAGATGATGCTGATATCGATGGTGCAGCAAGTGCAGCTGCTAATAAAGTAGTGTTCAACACAGGGCAAGTTTGTACTGCAGGTACAAGAACAATCGTTCCAGCAAGTATAAAAGAAGACTTTTTAACAGCTGTAAAAGAAAAATTCAGTCAAGTAAAAGTAGGTAACCCTAGAGAAGAAGGTACACAAGTTGGACCAATTATAAGCAAAAAACAATTTGACCAAGTACAAGCCTATATTGACAAAGGTATTGAAGAAGGTGCCGAATTATTATATGGTGGCCCTGGTAAACCTGAAGGATTAGACAAAGGTTACTTTGCAAGACCAACTATTTTTAATAATGTAGATAACAGCATGACAATTGCCCAAGAAGAAATATTTGGACCAGTAATGTCTGTGATCACATATAATGATTTAGATGAAGCAATCAAAATTGCAAATGATACAAAATATGGTTTAGCTGGTTACGTTTATGGTAGTGATAAAGATACACTTCATAAAGTAGCACGTTCAATTGAAGCAGGTACAGTTGAAATTAACGAAGCTGGACGTAAACCTGATTTACCATTCGGTGGTTATAAACAATCTGGTTTAGGCCGTGAATGGGGCGACTACGGAATCGAAGAATTCTTAGAAGTTAAATCAATTGCAGGTTACTACAATTAATAAGTTAATTTAATAGGTAATGTGAATCTATATGAGAGTAGAACAATGAAATCTTTTTAAGAGAAATTAGATTTCTGTTCTACTCTCTTTTTATAATTTATATATCGAAATACATTTTGTAATTAAATAGGAAATTTGCTATAGTTATAAAAGTAGTAGCGTAGTTACTATGTTATTTAAAAAACTTATTTATGAAATGGGTGCAAGATAATGCCTGAAAAAGTACGAACATC
Protein-coding sequences here:
- a CDS encoding UDP-N-acetylglucosamine 1-carboxyvinyltransferase, encoding MAQEVIKIRGGQTLKGEVNNHGAKNSAVAIIPAAILAEDKVTIEGLPEISDVETLVSLLGDLNIKTELDGMTLNVDPNEIENAPLPNNKVESLRASYYMMGAMLGRFKKCVIGLPGGCPLGPRPIDQHIKGFKALGAKIDESSSTSMKIEADKLTGANIFLDIVSVGATINIMLAAVRAEGQTVIENAAKEPEVVDVANFLTSLGADIKGAGTSTIKINGVEHLHGSHHQVIPDRIEAGTYMCIAAACGEDITINNIIPTHVEPLTVKLKELGVDIQVGDDSAVIQRSTPYASVDIKTLVYPGFATDLQQPITPLLFMADGVSFVTETIYPARFRHVDELKNMGADISADNGTATIKPSKLTGAEVYASDLRAGACLIVAGLLAEGVTTIYNVKHIYRGYTNIVSTLKSLGADIWTEEV
- a CDS encoding aldehyde dehydrogenase family protein, which translates into the protein MRNFTKQYINGEWVESTSGETLEVINPATEEVAGTIAKGNKEDVEKAVEAADNVYLEFRHTSVKERQDLLDQIVQEYKNRKEDLIQAITDELGAPLSVAENVHYQMGLDHFEAARDALNDFQFEERRGDDLVVKEAIGVSGLITPWNFPTNQTSLKLAAAFAAGSPVVFKPSEETPFAAIILAEIFDKVGVPKGVFNLVNGDGQGVGNPLSEHPKVRMMSFTGSGPTGSSIMKKAAEDFKKVSLELGGKSPYIILDDADIDGAASAAANKVVFNTGQVCTAGTRTIVPASIKEDFLTAVKEKFSQVKVGNPREEGTQVGPIISKKQFDQVQAYIDKGIEEGAELLYGGPGKPEGLDKGYFARPTIFNNVDNSMTIAQEEIFGPVMSVITYNDLDEAIKIANDTKYGLAGYVYGSDKDTLHKVARSIEAGTVEINEAGRKPDLPFGGYKQSGLGREWGDYGIEEFLEVKSIAGYYN
- a CDS encoding winged helix-turn-helix transcriptional regulator is translated as MKVCPYLEETFKIVGRSWNGLIINYLSRCTEKSAHFSDMKRDLKTITPRALSIKLTDLSEWGLVEKKVVSTSPMNILYQLTDKGDALAAALVPMEKWAQDYIELENK